The Dama dama isolate Ldn47 chromosome 28, ASM3311817v1, whole genome shotgun sequence genome has a window encoding:
- the LOC133048074 gene encoding protein transport protein Sec61 subunit gamma-like gives MDQVIQFVEPSRQFVKDSIRLVKRCTKPDRKEFQKIAMATAIGFAIIAFIGFFVKLIHIPINNIIVGG, from the coding sequence ATGGATCAGGTAATACAGTTCGTTGAGCCAAGTCGGCAGTTTGTGAAAGACTCAATTCGGCTGGTTAAAAGATGCACCAAACCTGATAGAAAAGAATTCCAGAAGATTGCTATGGCAACAGCAATAGGATTCGCTATAATAGCATTCATTGGCTTTTTTGTGAAACTGATCCATATTCCTATTAATAACATCATTGTTGGTGGCTGA